TGAGAGCAACGCTTTAGTAGGATTTGATGTAGATTTTGGCGAGGCAGTCGGCAAAAAGCTCGGAGTTAAAATAAAGTGGGTCCCCACAGCATGGGATGGCATAATTCCATCTCTTAAGACAGGTAAATTCGATATTATATTATCTTCTCTCAGCATAACGGACGAGAGAAAAAAGGAGATAGGTTTCAGTGAGCCTTATATTTTAGGAGGTCCCGTCATTATTACGCTTAAGGGCGATGAATCGGTGAAAGCAAGTGAAGATTTGAAGGGAAAGATCATAGGGTGCCAGCTTGGTACGACTGCGGAAGATGCCGTCAAGTCCATTGACGGAATAAAAGAGCTGAAAAAGTATAATAAAATAACGGAAGCCCTGCAGGATCTTTCTGCGAAGAGGATTGAGGCTGTAGTAGCCGACGACCAGGTGGGAAGATATTATATATCCCTTGATCCGCAAAAGTTTATTGTAAGCGGCAAGATGAAAGAAGAACCTTTCGGCCTTGGCTTCAGAAAGAGCGATACGGCGCTCATAGAGACCGTTCAGAAGGCAATAGATGAACTCAAAAGCGAAGGAACGCTTTCAAAAATTTCGATGAAATGGTTCAAAACCGATTACTATAATAAATAATATGATATTCTATTGTTTTAGCAGGAGGATTAAAGTTGAACATTGAATTTATATTAAAAGAATTGCCTTTTATGCTTCAGGGAAGCGTCATGACGATTGAACTCACGGTCTTAACTCTATCCATAGGAACGTTTCTGGGTATAATACTGGCGCTCTTGAAAATATCAGGAGTTAAAATATTTTACTATATAGCGACATTTTATACATGGGTATTCAGGGGAACTCCCCTGATGCTCCAGCTTTTCTTTTTTTACTATGCACTGCCTTCAATGGGAGTAACCCTTAATGCTTTCAGTGCGGCTATTATCGGCCTTAGCCTCAACTGTGCAGCCTATATGGCGGAAATAATAAGAGGAGGCATTCTTTCGATAGACAAGGGGCAGTTTGAGGCATCAAAGGCACTCGGGTATACTTATTTTCAAACCATGGCAAAAATAATACTGCCGCAGACGATAAGGATTATTATACCTCCGGTGGGCAATGAATTTATTTCCATGATTAAGGATACATCGCTTGTATCCACAATTGCAATGGTTGAACTTATGAGGACTGCGACGCAGATTTCCTCCACGACGTTTAAATATACGGAAATACTTTTTACCGCGGCGGTGCTTTATCTTTTGATGACGACAGTATTTACCGCTGCGTTCTCGGCATTGGAAAAAAAGCTTTCGATTTATGTTTAGGGGGTAGGGTGAAATGTATATGATAGAAGCCAGAAACCTGTCAAAAAGTTTCGGCAAACTCTGTGTTTTCAAAAATATAAGCGTAAACGTGAAAAAGGGTGAGGTTCTGACAATTATCGGGCCTTCCGGCTCCGGAAAGAGTACGTTTTTGAGGTGTTTAAACCATCTGGAGGAGGTAGATGAAGGCAGCATATATATTGAAAACCGCAAGATGGATTATAAGGACAAGAAGGGCTTGAGGGATATTATATTAAAGATGGGAATGGTATTTCAAAATTTCAATCTGTTTCCGCACATGACTGCTCTTGAAAACGTGATGGCTGCGCCTGTCACGGTTAAAAGGGAAAGCAAAGAGGAAGCTTTAAAAACTGCAAGAGGCCTTTTGAAAAAAGTGGGGCTTGAAGATAAGATGGACTACTATCCTTCAAAATTGTCGGGAGGGCAAAAACAGAGGGTTGCCATTGCACGCGCTCTTGCGATGAATCCTGACATAATGCTTTTTGATGAGCCGACATCCGCTCTTGACCCCGAACTTGTAGGCGAGGTGCTGAATGTAATCAAGGATCTTGCAAATGACGGGATGACAATGGTTGTCGTGACTCATGAAATGGGCTTTGCGAAGGAAGTCGCCGACAACGTTATCTTTATGGATGGCGGAAAAATAGTTGAGGAAGGTTCTCCCGAGGATATTTTTTCGAATCAAAAGGAAGAAAGGACGAGAACTTTTCTTGAAAAAGTACTGTAATAAAAAGGGACACTCTTTTGCCGCATGATGGTATTCAGGCAAGGAGTGTCTCTTTCGTATTTTTAATCCTGTCTGTTAAATTGATTTTGCCACATCATATGCGTCCCAGATTGCGTTCATTATGTCCGATGTATCCCTGAGATCGCCTATAGCATAGAGCTCGGCAAATTTGCCGTTGAGATTTTTATACAAGGTATCGTCAGGTCTATATCCGATTGACAGTATCACCGTGTCTGCCTTAATGGGTCTTCTCCTGGACGGACTGTCCGAAATAATCGCGGCGTTATCTGTAACTTCCATCAAATACGAGTTTAAAATGACGTCGACCTTGTAGAACTTCAAAAGGTCTATGAGCATTGTTTTATTCATGTGTGGAACGGGTCTTCCTCTGGACATCAGGCCGTTTAATGCTTCGACTATTGTGACCTTTTTTCCTTGTTTTGCGGCGTAAAGAGCCGTTTCACATCCTACAAGACCGCCGCCTACGACTACGACATCGTTGCCTGCACTTTTAATTCCATCCAGTATTTCGCTTGCATATGCAACGTTTTTCTTATCTGAACCAGGAAAATTTATTTTTACAGGGATGGAACCCGTTGCGGCGATTATCACATCAGGTTTCTCTTGATTTATAATATTGATATCAGCTTCGGATTTCATTTTGATATTTGCATTAAGCGTTTTAAGCTCATGTATATACCAGTCTAAAAGGGCCCTGTCATCTTTTTTAAAATCAGGTTTTGAACCTTCGTTAAGATGCCCGCCAAGCCTGTTTGTCTTTTCATATAGAGTTACATCGTGCCCTCTCAGCAGGCATACTCTGGCAGCTTCCATGCCTGAAACGCCGCCGCCTATTATAATAATCTTTTTTTTCTTATATGCAGGGGTTATTTCATATTCTTTTTCCCGGCATACGGCGGGGTTTACGGTGCAGCATTCGCTTTTGCCTATAAACATTCTTCCCATGCATCCGGTGTGGCAGCCGATACATGGTCTGATGCCTTCGATATTGCCTTCGAGTACTTTTTTGGGCCAGTAAGGGTCAGTAAGAAGTCCTCTTCCGATCCCGACCATATCTAATTTCCCATCTTCAAGGGCTTTTTCGGCCAGTTCAGGTGTATCCATCCTTCCGGCAACGATTACAGGAACTTTTACTGTCTGCTTCAAT
The sequence above is drawn from the Clostridiales bacterium genome and encodes:
- a CDS encoding amino acid ABC transporter permease, giving the protein MNIEFILKELPFMLQGSVMTIELTVLTLSIGTFLGIILALLKISGVKIFYYIATFYTWVFRGTPLMLQLFFFYYALPSMGVTLNAFSAAIIGLSLNCAAYMAEIIRGGILSIDKGQFEASKALGYTYFQTMAKIILPQTIRIIIPPVGNEFISMIKDTSLVSTIAMVELMRTATQISSTTFKYTEILFTAAVLYLLMTTVFTAAFSALEKKLSIYV
- a CDS encoding amino acid ABC transporter ATP-binding protein, producing the protein MYMIEARNLSKSFGKLCVFKNISVNVKKGEVLTIIGPSGSGKSTFLRCLNHLEEVDEGSIYIENRKMDYKDKKGLRDIILKMGMVFQNFNLFPHMTALENVMAAPVTVKRESKEEALKTARGLLKKVGLEDKMDYYPSKLSGGQKQRVAIARALAMNPDIMLFDEPTSALDPELVGEVLNVIKDLANDGMTMVVVTHEMGFAKEVADNVIFMDGGKIVEEGSPEDIFSNQKEERTRTFLEKVL
- a CDS encoding FAD-dependent oxidoreductase, whose translation is MEKLFQPIKIGKVEIKNRIAMAPMANLGLVTKEGSWTKRAVDYYVERAKGGTGLIITGAVKVENEIEKLKMPSFPCITTNPIQFMRSASELVEHVHAYGAKIFIQITLGLGRSGAPGFLDCEPVAPSAIPNYWDPSVTCRELTTKEVERMVERFGEATHISIEAGFDGMEIHAVHEGYLLDQFTIAMFNRRTDKYGGDLKGRLTLPMEIVREVKKKGGNDFPVVLRFSIKSYIKDWRQGGLPEEDFKEMGRDTNEGLEAAKILEKAGYDAFDADAGTYDAWYWAHPPLYQKHGLYLPLTAKLKQTVKVPVIVAGRMDTPELAEKALEDGKLDMVGIGRGLLTDPYWPKKVLEGNIEGIRPCIGCHTGCMGRMFIGKSECCTVNPAVCREKEYEITPAYKKKKIIIIGGGVSGMEAARVCLLRGHDVTLYEKTNRLGGHLNEGSKPDFKKDDRALLDWYIHELKTLNANIKMKSEADINIINQEKPDVIIAATGSIPVKINFPGSDKKNVAYASEILDGIKSAGNDVVVVGGGLVGCETALYAAKQGKKVTIVEALNGLMSRGRPVPHMNKTMLIDLLKFYKVDVILNSYLMEVTDNAAIISDSPSRRRPIKADTVILSIGYRPDDTLYKNLNGKFAELYAIGDLRDTSDIMNAIWDAYDVAKSI
- a CDS encoding transporter substrate-binding domain-containing protein; amino-acid sequence: MKRISTFLLVIILTIAIMAGCSGKPSSNKSIGDSDTIKKDSSIAEGLPDEIKSSGEIKIGVDDTYPPMEYRDESNALVGFDVDFGEAVGKKLGVKIKWVPTAWDGIIPSLKTGKFDIILSSLSITDERKKEIGFSEPYILGGPVIITLKGDESVKASEDLKGKIIGCQLGTTAEDAVKSIDGIKELKKYNKITEALQDLSAKRIEAVVADDQVGRYYISLDPQKFIVSGKMKEEPFGLGFRKSDTALIETVQKAIDELKSEGTLSKISMKWFKTDYYNK